A portion of the Pseudomonas protegens CHA0 genome contains these proteins:
- a CDS encoding TIGR02450 family Trp-rich protein produces MNRLNPRKLLLSKWTAAHPQRREKHFLVTELFCDEEGTVLDIELQAVLTRRCQRLSWQTLQNDSEWRMGWR; encoded by the coding sequence GTGAATCGACTCAACCCACGCAAACTGCTGCTGTCGAAATGGACGGCAGCCCATCCGCAGCGCCGCGAAAAGCACTTTCTGGTTACCGAACTCTTCTGCGATGAAGAAGGCACCGTGCTGGACATCGAACTGCAAGCGGTGCTCACCCGACGCTGCCAGCGATTGAGCTGGCAAACCCTCCAAAACGACAGCGAGTGGCGAATGGGCTGGCGGTAA